The Nostoc sp. PCC 7524 nucleotide sequence GCTAAGTCTAATAATGGTGTTGACTCCCATGCTTATAATGTGGCTGGCGTTATGGTCAGTAGGGATAAAGCTTTACCTGGGGTTGCACCACAAGCAAGATTATATTCTTCTGCGGTAGGTTCTACAAAAAATACGGGTCAACCAGAAGAATGTTTGTCAGCTCAACACATAGCTTTACAAAATAGTGGTGATGTTCGTGCCATTAACTTTAGTTTTGGTGAACCTCTCAACCGTGATCCCCGACCTGATGCTGTTTTAGATGGCAATGCTTTGTTAACCCTATGTGTTGATTGGTCTAGTCGGGTTCATAATGTTTTGTACGCGATCGCAGGCAATCAAGGTAAAGGTGGCATTCCTATTCCTACAGATAATTTTAATGGCATTAACGTGGCTTTTTCATCCCGACGGGAGGGGATTTTTAATAAAGTCGATGTTTCCAATCTGGCGGGTCTAAATCAAGGGGTAAGTGGTCGGTTGGCTGGCAAGGAATTCAATTTGGATGGGCGACGCGCTATAGGTATAGTTGCACCAGGTAGTAATATTTCTTTGCTCAATCCCGATGGCAAATTGAATAAAGTTACGGGTACAAGCTTTGCAGCGCCTCATGTCACAGCTACGGTGGCTTTACTCCAAGAATTTGGCGATCGCCAACTCCGCACCAAACAACCACGCTGGACTATTGATAGTCGCCGTCAGCAAGTGATGAAAGCTGTCTTACTCAATTCCGCCGAAAAAATCACAGATAGTGGTGATGGTTTACGCTTGGGAATGACTCGCACCCTAATTGATAAACAAAATCAAGACTGGCTAGCTTCTGATGCTTACCAAGACCCAAAAATTCCTTTGAATGCTCAAATGGGAACAGGTCATTTAAATGCTTTTCGTGCTTATCAACAGTTTAGTGCTGGTCAATGGCAGCCAGATGCGCCTGTGCCGGCAATTGCTTGGGATTATCGGCAAGTAGATGCAGGTAATGCTGTTGACTATGGGTTAGCAAAACCGTTAAAGCAGGGTAGTTTTGTCTCTATTACTTTGACTTGGAATCGTTTGGTGGAACTCAATGATGACAATAAAAACCAAATGTATGATGTAGGTGAGAAATTTAGCGATCGCGGTTTGAATAACTTAGACCTCTATCTTGTCAAAGCTGATGCTCAAAAACCCGATGCTGGGGTAATTTGTGCTTCCATTAGCGAAATCGATAGTGTAGAACACATTTTCTGCCCTGTTCCCGCTACTGGTAACTATAAAATTCGGGTGCAATTTCGTCAGAAAGTTAATGAAGCAAGTCAGCCCTATGGTTTAGCTTGGTGGACTGTTCCTGTTAAATGAATGGCTATTTATTGGTTGTTCATGGATGCTTTTTTGGCAATTTATGTAGGTTATTAACCTACATGATATTCTCATTTTTATCAGTTTTATGTAATCAATAACTCATATCATTTTTTGTTAGTTGTTTACAGAGGACTTCTATAGGAATCCGATTTGATTCGTGTATCCCTTACGGGAGGCGTAGCCAAATTATTTGTGTAGGGAGGGAACAGGGAACAGAAAAGAAGGAATTTAGAGGTGTACTTTTCATCCACCCCTAAACACGCCACTTGGCTCAAGTTGGGAACCCCGCCCACGCCAGTGGCTCTCCTATACCCTTACCGGAGACGCTCCGTCTCTGGCTCCGCACCCCTACACCCTACTCTCATCCTGCCTAGAAGCTAGAGGATCTGAAATTGTGTTTTCAAGAGCTGAAGATCATTACCTCTAATGGCTAAAATGCTTGTGACAGATAATTTGGCGGACTTTAGCAAGCAAATCAGCCTGTTAAGGCGTGTTTAGAATGAAATAGCTAGCAGCTGATTCTACACACAGAGCTACAGAGGAACGCAATGCTAATTTTTGAGGAACACTTTCAAGATAATCGCTGTAGCTGGGTAACACGGGATAGTTCAGAGTGCAGTCTTTACATGGAAGTGGGTCACTATGTATTTGACCACAAACGTCCAGGTGATGCTTATTGGCTATCGTGGAACTCGGCCGAATTCTTTTATGACAGAACTGATTTTCATATTCATATAGTTTTAGAAAAAGCTGCTGGTGTAGATGATCATGGGTACGGTTTTGTCTGGGGACTGTTAGATGATCGCAATTTCTTTGAGTTTGTGATTTCTGGTAATGCTTGTTATCGCATTGCTGAAGCTAGAAATGGTAGTTTTGTCAATTACACAGATTGGAAACGCTGCGATCACATTCAACGTGGTAATGCTGTTAACTTACTAGAGATTTGCCGTGTAGGTAACTGGGTAGAATTTTACATCAACAGTACCCTTGTAGATAAGTTCCCCGCCGAAAAGTTAATGGATGTCCCAGGCAGAAATTTTGGTTTCATCATCCATGACACCATCAAAATGAAAGTTCATAGCCTCATGGTAAGTGCGCCAGATACGGAAAAGGACTTCAGTGAGGGCAATTCGGAGCTTTATGACTCCAGATGTGAAACCAAAGCTTCCTTCATTGAGCATGAGCCACCTGATGATGATACCTTAGAGCAAGTGTTTGCAGACTTACAGGCGTTAATTGGGCATGAACGCACCAAGCACCAACTTTTTTCTTTAGCTAACTTCCTCAAAGTCCAAACCGCACGTCAACAAAGAGGACTCAAAACCGTAGAAACATCACTACACCTGATGCTGTACGGGCCACCAGGAACCGGGAAGACAACAATAGCCCGCTTAGTTGGGCGTTTATATAAACAATTGGGATGGCTTGAGCGTGGACACGTTGTGGAAACTGATCGCGCAGGTATTGTCAGTGGATATATTGGACAAACGGCATTACGAGTAGAAAATGCTGTTCAGCAAGCCCTTGATGGTGTATTGTTCATCGACGAAGCCCACGCTTTAGTTCCCGAAGATAGTCCCAATGACTATGGTAAAGAAGCATTGCAGATATTAATTAAACGCATGGAAGATAACCGCGATCGCTTGGCGGTAGTGATCGCCGGGTACACGGAGGAAATGGATCGTTTACTCGAATCCAACCCTGGTTTTAAATCCCGTCTCCATCGTTTATTTTATCTGGATCATTACACTCCCCATGAGTTGTTATTAATTTTTAAGAAATTCTGTCACGACAATGGCTACACCCTTGATTCATCAGCCCATATCATCTTACAAGCCACCTTTGAACTTGCTTACGCCAACCGCGACAAAAGTTTTGGTAATGGACGTTTTGCCCGCGCCTTATTTGAACGCAGCATTGAAAAACAAGCCAACCGCATCGTCCATGATATCCACACGCTAAACGATTCTCAGTTAATACTGATTACTGCTGAAGATTTATCTGGAAATTAGGAATTTCAGATAAATGAATTTAGGGGCTTGTACCATCAAGAAATTATTGCTCAAAAAATATCTGAGATTTAGGGTATCAATTTAGGAACCATCACTTTCCGAAAAGATACCAGGCAAGGTTGTATTTTTACATCAGCATACTGTAGAGAAAATATGATGTTGAAGCCAATCAAAAAACTATCTCATTTAATTGCTGGAGCAACCCTAATTGCTGTGGGAACTATTGGTATTACACAACAATCTGAAGCTGCTTCTGTAACTTGGAATTTAAACAACTTCATATTTACAGATGGAGCCAAAGCAACAGGCTCTTTTGTTTGGGATTCTGATGTTAATTCTGTTTTAGACTTTAATTTTTTCATTACAGATGGGACAAATGATGACTTTTCCGCCATTAACTATTCTCGAATTAATGGTGACTCGGCAACAATATTCAGTGATGATGAGGACATTTTATCGGTTCTTGGCAACTTTTGGTGATCTTAGCCGGGGGAAGGCAGAGGGCAGAGGGCAGAAGGCAGAAGTCGGAAGAGTAGAAGTAATAATTTCAACCCTTGAGTTTGTTTAA carries:
- a CDS encoding AAA family ATPase produces the protein MLIFEEHFQDNRCSWVTRDSSECSLYMEVGHYVFDHKRPGDAYWLSWNSAEFFYDRTDFHIHIVLEKAAGVDDHGYGFVWGLLDDRNFFEFVISGNACYRIAEARNGSFVNYTDWKRCDHIQRGNAVNLLEICRVGNWVEFYINSTLVDKFPAEKLMDVPGRNFGFIIHDTIKMKVHSLMVSAPDTEKDFSEGNSELYDSRCETKASFIEHEPPDDDTLEQVFADLQALIGHERTKHQLFSLANFLKVQTARQQRGLKTVETSLHLMLYGPPGTGKTTIARLVGRLYKQLGWLERGHVVETDRAGIVSGYIGQTALRVENAVQQALDGVLFIDEAHALVPEDSPNDYGKEALQILIKRMEDNRDRLAVVIAGYTEEMDRLLESNPGFKSRLHRLFYLDHYTPHELLLIFKKFCHDNGYTLDSSAHIILQATFELAYANRDKSFGNGRFARALFERSIEKQANRIVHDIHTLNDSQLILITAEDLSGN
- a CDS encoding S8 family serine peptidase — translated: MTKKLTWIIWGLGASCLSLPVLASAVKTSLGTYGIDVLKLHQPPYNLLGRKIAIGQVEIGRPGMFGWDKAVSKNRAVSLAAVFLRNGPAKSNNGVDSHAYNVAGVMVSRDKALPGVAPQARLYSSAVGSTKNTGQPEECLSAQHIALQNSGDVRAINFSFGEPLNRDPRPDAVLDGNALLTLCVDWSSRVHNVLYAIAGNQGKGGIPIPTDNFNGINVAFSSRREGIFNKVDVSNLAGLNQGVSGRLAGKEFNLDGRRAIGIVAPGSNISLLNPDGKLNKVTGTSFAAPHVTATVALLQEFGDRQLRTKQPRWTIDSRRQQVMKAVLLNSAEKITDSGDGLRLGMTRTLIDKQNQDWLASDAYQDPKIPLNAQMGTGHLNAFRAYQQFSAGQWQPDAPVPAIAWDYRQVDAGNAVDYGLAKPLKQGSFVSITLTWNRLVELNDDNKNQMYDVGEKFSDRGLNNLDLYLVKADAQKPDAGVICASISEIDSVEHIFCPVPATGNYKIRVQFRQKVNEASQPYGLAWWTVPVK